The Stappia sp. genome window below encodes:
- a CDS encoding adenylate/guanylate cyclase domain-containing protein, whose product MAERAASHDPGTVPWRQKLRLASGLVLLAFAFTHLLNHALGIVSLEAMEAGRAVFLALWRSPPGTALLIAALVCHVSLTLWKTARRRTWRLPAWQWAQLLLGLAIPYLLIPHAIGTHGLAQRFGYEDSYRNVLTVLWPGLLVNQTLLMGLVWLHGMLGVHFWLRVRPDYRRWFPWLLSVAVLMPVLASWGWIDAARRLSLAEDVPFPLSPEMIAWSDPLVRAVQIAFFALVGLVAGVVAIRALARRVRRTVEITYPGGRGVKVVPGPTLLEISRMNGIPHADVCGGRARCSTCRTRILSGGETLGAPTETERKVLARIGADETVRLACQIRPQTDMTIQPLVPARGVARGAPGDGDAYHWGVEQPAAVLFVDLRNFTGLAENRLSYDTVFLLNRYLGETARAIESCGGYVDKFIGDGVMAIFGMTDGLRAGCRDALAATNAIAERMEHLNAELAGQLDAPLRIGMGLHAGPVILGRIGAADRQGASARITALGDVVNMASRLEASSKEFGVSLVVSHDAVEAAGFACDPTHLKELAVRGRTAPLRVFALSPPAPLIEREPARPADRSPSA is encoded by the coding sequence ATGGCCGAACGAGCCGCATCGCACGATCCGGGCACCGTCCCCTGGCGCCAGAAGCTGCGTCTCGCCAGCGGCCTGGTGCTGCTCGCCTTCGCCTTCACCCATCTGCTCAACCACGCGCTGGGGATCGTCTCGCTGGAGGCCATGGAGGCCGGGCGGGCGGTCTTTCTCGCCCTGTGGCGCAGCCCGCCGGGCACCGCACTGCTGATCGCCGCCCTTGTGTGTCACGTCTCCCTCACACTGTGGAAGACCGCGCGGCGACGGACCTGGCGCCTGCCGGCCTGGCAATGGGCGCAGCTCCTGCTCGGCCTGGCGATCCCCTATCTGCTGATCCCCCACGCCATCGGCACCCACGGGCTGGCGCAGCGCTTCGGCTATGAGGACAGCTACCGCAACGTGCTCACCGTCCTGTGGCCGGGTCTTCTGGTCAATCAGACGCTGCTGATGGGCCTCGTCTGGCTGCATGGCATGCTGGGCGTGCATTTCTGGCTCCGCGTCCGGCCCGACTACCGGCGCTGGTTTCCCTGGCTGCTGTCGGTGGCCGTCCTGATGCCGGTGCTGGCGAGCTGGGGCTGGATCGACGCCGCCCGCCGGCTTTCGCTCGCCGAGGACGTCCCCTTCCCGCTCAGCCCCGAGATGATCGCCTGGTCCGATCCGCTGGTGCGCGCGGTGCAGATCGCCTTCTTCGCGCTCGTCGGCCTCGTCGCGGGCGTGGTCGCGATCCGCGCTCTGGCGCGCCGCGTCCGGCGCACCGTGGAGATCACCTATCCCGGCGGTCGCGGCGTGAAGGTCGTGCCGGGTCCGACGCTGCTGGAGATCAGCCGCATGAACGGCATTCCCCATGCCGACGTCTGCGGCGGGCGGGCCCGCTGTTCCACCTGCCGCACGCGCATCCTGTCGGGCGGCGAGACGCTGGGCGCGCCGACGGAAACCGAACGCAAGGTGCTTGCGCGCATCGGCGCCGACGAGACGGTGCGTCTGGCCTGCCAGATCCGGCCGCAGACCGACATGACGATCCAGCCGCTGGTGCCCGCCCGCGGGGTGGCGCGCGGCGCGCCGGGCGACGGCGACGCCTATCACTGGGGCGTGGAACAGCCCGCGGCGGTGCTCTTCGTGGATCTTCGCAACTTCACGGGCCTTGCCGAAAACCGGCTGTCCTACGACACGGTGTTCCTGCTCAACCGCTATCTCGGCGAAACCGCGCGGGCGATCGAGAGCTGCGGCGGCTATGTCGACAAGTTCATCGGCGACGGCGTGATGGCGATCTTCGGCATGACCGACGGGCTGCGCGCCGGCTGCCGCGACGCGCTGGCCGCCACCAACGCCATCGCCGAACGGATGGAGCATCTCAACGCGGAACTTGCCGGCCAGCTCGACGCCCCCTTGCGGATCGGCATGGGGCTGCATGCCGGCCCGGTGATCCTCGGCCGGATCGGCGCCGCCGACCGCCAGGGGGCAAGCGCGCGCATCACGGCGCTTGGCGACGTGGTCAACATGGCAAGCCGGCTGGAGGCGAGCAGCAAGGAGTTCGGCGTGTCGCTGGTCGTGTCGCACGATGCCGTCGAGGCCGCTGGATTTGCCTGCGACCCGACCCACTTGAAGGAATTGGCCGTGCGCGGGCGCACGGCCCCCTTGCGCGTTTTCGCGCTCAGCCCGCCCGCCCCCCTGATCGAGCGCGAGCCCGCCCGCCCCGCCGACCGGAGCCCGAGTGCATGA
- a CDS encoding ABC transporter ATP-binding protein: MTRTPLLSVKDLRVEFPTRRGVLTAIDGISFDIEEGEVLGVVGESGAGKSITGTAVIGLLEPPGRIAGGEVRLKGERIDTLPTAEMRKVRGKRIGMVFQDPLTSLNPLFTIGDQIIETILTHLPVSEREARERAVALLEEVGISAAGDRLDAYPHQFSGGMRQRVVIALALCAEPELVIADEPTTALDVSVQAQIIRLLQRVCRDHGTAVMLITHDMGVIAETADRVAVMYSGRIAEIGPVRDVIKAPHHPYTVGLMGAIPALTGEHDRLTQIPGSMPRLDSIPAGCAFNPRCDQVMDRCYRERPEPMRAGESLAACWKLVEANERSAG; the protein is encoded by the coding sequence ATGACACGCACACCCCTGCTTTCGGTGAAGGACCTGAGGGTCGAGTTTCCCACGCGACGCGGCGTGCTCACCGCCATCGACGGCATTTCCTTCGACATCGAGGAAGGCGAGGTGCTGGGCGTCGTCGGCGAATCGGGCGCGGGCAAGTCGATCACCGGCACGGCGGTGATCGGTCTGCTGGAACCGCCCGGACGCATCGCCGGCGGCGAGGTCCGGCTGAAGGGCGAGCGCATCGACACGCTGCCGACCGCCGAGATGCGCAAGGTCCGGGGCAAGCGCATCGGCATGGTGTTTCAGGACCCGCTGACGAGCCTCAATCCGCTCTTCACCATCGGCGACCAGATCATCGAAACCATCCTGACGCATCTGCCCGTCTCCGAGCGCGAGGCGCGCGAGCGCGCCGTGGCGTTGCTGGAGGAAGTCGGCATTTCCGCCGCGGGCGACCGGCTGGACGCCTATCCGCACCAGTTTTCCGGCGGCATGCGCCAGCGCGTGGTGATCGCGCTCGCGCTCTGCGCCGAGCCGGAACTTGTGATCGCCGACGAGCCGACCACCGCGCTCGACGTTTCGGTGCAGGCGCAGATCATCCGCCTGCTGCAGCGCGTGTGCCGCGACCACGGCACGGCGGTCATGCTGATCACCCACGACATGGGCGTGATCGCGGAAACCGCGGACCGGGTGGCGGTGATGTACTCCGGACGCATTGCCGAGATCGGGCCGGTGCGCGACGTGATCAAGGCGCCGCATCACCCCTACACGGTCGGCCTGATGGGCGCGATCCCCGCGCTCACCGGCGAGCACGACCGCCTCACCCAGATCCCCGGCTCCATGCCCCGTCTCGATTCCATTCCCGCCGGCTGCGCCTTCAACCCGCGCTGCGATCAGGTGATGGACCGCTGCTATCGCGAGCGACCCGAGCCGATGCGCGCCGGCGAAAGCCTGGCCGCCTGCTGGAAGCTCGTCGAAGCGAACGAAAGGAGCGCAGGATGA
- a CDS encoding ABC transporter substrate-binding protein, translated as MRYFKPLAAAALAASLMGTAASAETLRYAFQGTLNQLDPYSLNETFTLGSLGNVYEGLTRRAPDLTIEPALAERWEVMEPNRWRFYLRQGVTFHNGNPFTADDVVFSADRVRSEGSDLTTRIGADVEVVKVDDYTVDFILPGPNPILHYEWDTWYIMDKEWTEENGAVAVTSASDTTPNHAALNANGTGPYKVASHESGVRTVYEKNENWWDTHDGNIDTVEFTPIGSDATRIAALLSGELDMVYPVPVQDIKRVNDNEGTKALTGPELRTIFLGFDQKRDELLYSDVKGKNPFKDVRVRKAFYQAIDIEAIKDKVMRGLSTPSALMISPFQFARSDEFERYPYDPEAARALLAEAGYADGFSVGMDCPNDRYVNDEAICQAVAAFLARIGVKVDLNAQPKAQYFAKVLASGGYDTSFYLLGWTPGSFDSWNVLHNLNGCRDDTGAGGPFNLGGYCNPKVDELAAKVLSENDPDVRNGLIAEAFTLIHEDVSHIPLHQQGLAWGVAANVDLEQRADNQFHFRWVTKN; from the coding sequence ATGCGATACTTCAAACCGCTTGCCGCGGCCGCGCTTGCCGCGTCGCTGATGGGCACGGCCGCCTCGGCCGAGACGCTGCGCTACGCCTTCCAGGGGACGCTGAACCAGCTCGACCCCTATTCGCTGAACGAGACCTTCACGCTCGGCTCGCTCGGCAACGTCTACGAGGGGCTGACCCGGCGCGCCCCCGACCTGACCATCGAGCCCGCGCTTGCAGAACGCTGGGAGGTGATGGAGCCGAACCGCTGGCGCTTCTACCTGCGCCAGGGCGTGACCTTCCACAACGGCAATCCCTTCACCGCCGACGACGTGGTGTTTTCCGCCGACCGCGTGCGCTCGGAGGGCTCCGACCTGACGACGCGCATCGGCGCGGACGTGGAGGTCGTCAAGGTGGACGACTATACGGTCGACTTCATCCTGCCTGGGCCGAACCCGATCCTGCATTACGAGTGGGATACCTGGTACATCATGGACAAGGAGTGGACCGAGGAGAACGGCGCCGTCGCCGTGACGTCGGCCTCCGACACCACGCCGAACCACGCGGCGCTCAACGCCAACGGCACCGGCCCCTACAAGGTGGCGAGCCACGAATCCGGCGTGCGCACCGTCTACGAGAAGAACGAGAACTGGTGGGACACCCATGACGGCAACATCGACACCGTCGAGTTCACGCCGATCGGCTCCGACGCGACCCGCATCGCCGCGCTTCTGAGCGGCGAGCTGGACATGGTCTATCCGGTGCCCGTTCAGGACATCAAGCGCGTCAACGACAACGAGGGCACCAAGGCGCTGACCGGGCCGGAGCTGCGCACGATCTTCCTCGGCTTCGACCAGAAGCGCGACGAGCTGCTCTATTCCGACGTCAAGGGCAAGAACCCGTTCAAGGACGTGCGGGTGCGCAAGGCGTTCTACCAGGCCATCGACATCGAGGCGATCAAGGACAAGGTGATGCGCGGCCTGTCGACCCCGTCGGCGCTGATGATCTCGCCCTTCCAGTTCGCCCGGTCCGACGAATTCGAGCGCTATCCCTACGACCCCGAGGCCGCCAGGGCGCTGCTCGCCGAGGCCGGCTATGCGGACGGCTTCAGCGTCGGCATGGACTGCCCGAACGACCGCTATGTGAACGACGAGGCGATCTGTCAGGCCGTCGCGGCCTTCCTGGCGCGCATCGGCGTCAAGGTGGACCTCAACGCCCAGCCCAAGGCGCAGTATTTCGCCAAGGTGCTGGCGTCGGGCGGTTACGACACCTCCTTCTACCTGCTCGGCTGGACGCCGGGCTCCTTCGACAGCTGGAACGTGCTGCACAATCTGAACGGCTGCCGCGACGACACGGGCGCCGGCGGGCCGTTCAACCTCGGCGGCTACTGCAATCCCAAGGTCGACGAACTGGCCGCGAAGGTGCTGTCGGAGAACGATCCGGACGTCCGCAACGGCCTGATCGCCGAGGCCTTCACGCTGATCCATGAGGACGTGTCGCACATTCCGCTGCACCAGCAGGGCCTCGCCTGGGGCGTGGCGGCCAACGTGGATCTGGAACAGCGCGCGGACAACCAGTTCCACTTCCGCTGGGTCACCAAGAACTGA
- a CDS encoding creatininase family protein, whose translation MSDLPRRFWHEMTTADFAQSDTSSWIAILPIAAIEQHGPHLPVFTDTCIAEGQISRVLELLPPDLPATFLPVQAVGKSNEHISSPGTLTLSWDTVTRAWEEIGDSVHRAGVRKLVLITSHGGNVPIMDIVARELRVKHDMLATATAWARFGQPHGVFPEAEFTYGIHGGDIETSIMLHLRPDLVRMDKAEDFHSTQLDFRKEFKHLRGHGPAQFGWKAQDLNPAGVVGNAAAASAPKGEASLDHAARGFVELLKDIDAFDMTRLWTP comes from the coding sequence ATGTCCGATCTTCCCCGCCGTTTCTGGCACGAGATGACCACCGCCGATTTCGCGCAATCAGACACATCCTCCTGGATCGCGATCCTGCCGATCGCCGCGATCGAGCAGCACGGCCCCCATCTCCCGGTCTTCACCGACACCTGCATCGCGGAAGGCCAGATCTCGCGCGTGCTGGAGCTGCTGCCGCCGGATCTTCCGGCGACCTTCCTGCCGGTGCAAGCGGTCGGCAAGTCGAACGAGCATATCTCCTCGCCCGGCACGCTGACGCTCTCGTGGGACACGGTGACCCGCGCCTGGGAGGAGATCGGCGACAGCGTGCATCGCGCCGGCGTGCGCAAACTGGTGTTGATCACCTCGCACGGCGGCAACGTGCCGATCATGGATATCGTGGCACGCGAGCTGCGCGTGAAACACGACATGCTCGCCACCGCCACCGCCTGGGCCCGCTTCGGCCAGCCGCACGGCGTGTTTCCGGAGGCGGAATTCACCTACGGGATTCACGGCGGCGACATCGAGACCTCGATCATGCTGCATCTGCGCCCCGATCTCGTGAGGATGGACAAGGCCGAGGATTTCCACTCGACGCAGCTCGACTTCCGCAAGGAGTTCAAGCATCTGCGCGGGCATGGTCCGGCCCAGTTCGGCTGGAAGGCGCAGGATCTCAATCCGGCCGGCGTCGTCGGCAACGCCGCCGCGGCCAGTGCGCCGAAGGGCGAGGCCTCGCTGGATCACGCCGCGCGCGGCTTCGTCGAACTGCTCAAGGACATCGACGCCTTCGACATGACGCGGCTGTGGACCCCGTAA
- a CDS encoding ABC transporter permease, with protein sequence MTSANKTSPASPSPEAAVPDAAAPGTQTPAPRGLLARALDSDILHSFLRSKVTILSAIVTFAFFIGAGFAPWLAPHNPFDLATISILDARLPPVGMEYADPRFLLGTDDQGRDVFSGILYGARISLAVGFLSVFFAAVAGVLLGLIAGYVGGKVDAVIMRIAEVQLTFPAILIALLVDGVARALVGNLDRERFAFWILVFSIALSFWVQFARTVRGSTLVERNKEYVQAARLIGIPSFLIMIRHVLPNVMGPVLVIATINLGLAIILEATLSFLGVGIPSTQPSLGTLVRIGNDFLFSGEWWIAMFPGIALAILVLAVNLLGDWLRDALNPKLR encoded by the coding sequence ATGACTTCCGCCAACAAGACCTCGCCCGCTTCCCCGTCTCCGGAGGCCGCCGTCCCCGATGCCGCCGCCCCTGGCACGCAAACGCCGGCGCCGCGCGGCCTGCTGGCGCGCGCGCTCGACAGCGACATCCTGCATTCCTTCCTGCGCTCGAAGGTGACGATCCTCTCCGCCATCGTGACCTTCGCCTTCTTCATCGGCGCGGGCTTCGCGCCCTGGCTTGCACCGCACAACCCCTTCGATCTCGCCACGATCTCCATTCTCGACGCGCGCCTGCCGCCGGTGGGCATGGAGTATGCCGACCCGCGCTTTCTGCTGGGCACCGACGACCAGGGCCGCGACGTCTTCTCCGGCATTCTCTACGGCGCGCGCATCTCGCTCGCCGTCGGTTTTCTCTCGGTGTTCTTCGCGGCGGTGGCCGGCGTGCTGCTCGGGCTGATCGCCGGCTATGTCGGCGGCAAGGTGGACGCGGTGATCATGCGCATCGCCGAGGTGCAGCTCACCTTCCCGGCGATCCTGATCGCGCTGCTGGTCGACGGTGTCGCGCGCGCGCTGGTCGGCAATCTCGACCGGGAGCGCTTCGCCTTCTGGATCCTGGTGTTTTCCATCGCGCTGTCCTTCTGGGTGCAGTTCGCCCGCACGGTGCGCGGCTCCACGCTGGTGGAGCGCAACAAGGAGTATGTGCAGGCCGCGCGGCTGATCGGCATTCCCTCCTTCCTCATCATGATCCGCCACGTGCTGCCGAACGTCATGGGCCCCGTGCTGGTGATCGCCACCATCAACCTGGGGCTTGCGATCATCCTGGAGGCGACGCTGTCGTTCCTGGGCGTCGGCATTCCCTCGACGCAACCGTCGCTCGGCACGCTGGTGCGGATCGGCAACGACTTCCTGTTTTCCGGTGAATGGTGGATCGCGATGTTCCCGGGGATCGCGCTGGCGATCCTGGTGCTCGCCGTGAACCTTCTGGGCGACTGGCTGCGCGATGCGCTCAACCCGAAACTGCGCTGA
- a CDS encoding putative metalloprotease CJM1_0395 family protein has translation MFAALSPVAPAASAPASAPGSTGAAARSARAEGQSVPGFARAEPGAGAREDARATPPQPTLRAEAVAALQSGDQAANARREERNPQAPAKGALAAGPASGREGADEAGQANAETDAKTDKPSTGAERELTEEQEKQVRELKKRDAEVKQHEQAHASVGGPYAGSPSYQYTRGPDGKRYATSGEVPIDASPEREPEQTLRKMEIVIRAALAPAEPSPQDRQVAAQARQQRSEAQAELQKLRQAEQSGEDGTATGLAARPASARADDATAGDTQDAQDAQEAGDAQARQQATAAVAAYQAAEAAAAALFGSGPAPRAIVA, from the coding sequence ATGTTCGCGGCGCTGTCTCCCGTTGCCCCCGCCGCGTCCGCACCCGCATCGGCGCCCGGATCGACGGGCGCGGCCGCGCGGTCCGCACGGGCGGAGGGCCAGAGCGTCCCCGGTTTCGCACGCGCGGAGCCGGGTGCCGGCGCGCGCGAGGATGCCCGCGCCACGCCGCCGCAACCGACCTTGCGCGCCGAGGCCGTGGCGGCGCTGCAGTCGGGCGATCAGGCGGCGAACGCCCGGCGCGAGGAGCGCAATCCGCAAGCCCCCGCGAAGGGCGCGCTTGCCGCTGGCCCCGCGTCGGGACGAGAGGGGGCCGACGAAGCCGGGCAGGCGAACGCGGAGACGGACGCGAAGACGGACAAGCCAAGCACCGGTGCCGAGCGGGAACTGACCGAGGAGCAGGAAAAGCAGGTCCGCGAACTGAAGAAGCGCGACGCCGAGGTCAAGCAGCACGAACAGGCGCATGCCAGCGTCGGCGGCCCCTATGCCGGCTCGCCGAGCTATCAGTACACGCGCGGGCCGGACGGCAAGCGCTATGCGACCTCGGGCGAGGTGCCCATCGACGCCTCGCCGGAGCGCGAGCCGGAACAGACCCTGCGCAAGATGGAGATCGTGATCCGCGCGGCGCTGGCCCCGGCCGAGCCCTCCCCGCAGGACCGGCAGGTCGCCGCCCAGGCGCGCCAGCAGCGCAGCGAGGCGCAGGCGGAGCTGCAGAAACTGCGACAGGCGGAGCAGAGCGGCGAGGACGGCACGGCCACCGGCCTTGCGGCCCGCCCGGCCTCGGCACGGGCCGACGACGCGACGGCCGGAGATACGCAGGACGCCCAGGACGCGCAGGAGGCAGGGGACGCGCAGGCACGGCAGCAGGCAACGGCCGCGGTGGCTGCCTATCAGGCGGCCGAAGCGGCGGCCGCCGCGCTGTTCGGATCGGGTCCGGCGCCGCGCGCGATCGTGGCTTGA
- a CDS encoding oligopeptide/dipeptide ABC transporter ATP-binding protein — protein sequence MSAATAQASGDASPVVEVKGLSRTFDVSKPWLNRVLERSPRALLRAAQDISFSIARGETFALVGESGSGKSTVAKMVVGLLEASSGDIRIDGVDMRAPRQSGTEMRELRRRIQMIFQDPYASLNPRWRVDKIIAEPIRAFRMESSEEAIRARVAELLELVRLHPRDGAKYPHEFSGGQRQRICIARALASRPEFLVCDEPTSALDVSVQAQILNLMRDLQDEFGLTYLFISHDLAVVRHMAKRIGVMYLGRLVEVADGKELFRTPRHPYTRMLLEAVPDLEMTGTPRRAVEGEIPNPINPPPGCAFHPRCPLANDRCTRDLPQLQMIGDTGVACHAVEEGRTAP from the coding sequence ATGAGTGCCGCAACCGCGCAAGCCTCCGGGGACGCGTCTCCGGTCGTGGAGGTGAAGGGCCTGTCGCGCACCTTCGACGTTTCGAAGCCCTGGCTGAACCGGGTCCTCGAGCGCAGTCCGCGCGCCCTTCTGCGCGCGGCGCAGGACATTTCCTTCTCCATCGCACGGGGCGAGACCTTCGCGCTGGTCGGCGAATCGGGCTCCGGCAAGTCGACGGTGGCCAAGATGGTCGTCGGCCTGCTGGAGGCAAGCAGTGGCGACATCCGCATCGACGGCGTCGACATGCGCGCGCCCCGCCAGTCCGGCACCGAGATGCGCGAGCTGCGCCGCCGCATCCAGATGATCTTTCAGGACCCTTACGCCAGTCTCAATCCGCGCTGGCGGGTGGACAAGATCATTGCCGAACCGATCCGCGCCTTCCGCATGGAATCCTCCGAGGAGGCGATCCGGGCAAGGGTGGCGGAGCTTCTGGAGCTCGTGCGCCTGCACCCGCGCGACGGGGCGAAATATCCGCACGAGTTTTCCGGCGGGCAACGCCAGCGCATCTGCATTGCAAGGGCGCTCGCCTCCAGGCCGGAGTTTCTGGTCTGCGACGAACCGACCTCGGCGCTCGACGTCTCGGTGCAGGCGCAGATCCTCAACCTGATGCGCGACCTGCAGGACGAGTTCGGCCTCACCTATCTCTTCATCAGCCACGATCTCGCCGTCGTGCGCCACATGGCGAAGCGCATCGGCGTGATGTATCTCGGCCGGCTGGTGGAGGTCGCCGACGGCAAGGAGCTGTTCCGCACCCCCCGCCACCCTTACACGCGGATGCTGCTGGAAGCGGTGCCGGATCTGGAGATGACGGGCACGCCCCGCCGGGCGGTGGAGGGCGAGATCCCCAACCCGATCAATCCGCCCCCGGGCTGCGCCTTTCACCCGCGCTGCCCGCTGGCCAACGACCGCTGCACGCGCGACTTGCCGCAGCTCCAGATGATCGGCGACACGGGCGTCGCCTGCCACGCGGTCGAGGAAGGGCGGACCGCCCCTTGA
- the argE gene encoding acetylornithine deacetylase — translation MTVRYSPKEMLARLVAFPTVSSRTNLDLIAFVEDYLAGHGVPSVRVPDATGEKAGLHAIIGPRVDGGVVLSAHTDVVPVEGQAWSCDPFTLTERDGRLYGRGTCDMKGFAALMLAAVPEMLAAPLARPIHLALSYDEEVGCLGAPHVIRAMLADGPRPDRVIVGEPSSLKVVTAQKGTGLLRVTVKGHSVHSSQWDRGVSAVATAARLIAWLDDRTRENQAAASPDSPFDPPFTTLHCGLVEGGTASNIVASLCRFTTDIRWLPEDSFDAWQARFEDFVDTQIRPGMRRIHLDADVIVERGSVVPPLRPESDGMAEALARRLTGDNAHHAVVYGTEAGQFQDAGLSTVVCGPGSIDQAHQPDEFIDTAQLAAGARIMSRLVEALST, via the coding sequence ATGACCGTCCGCTATTCTCCGAAGGAGATGCTTGCCCGCCTCGTCGCGTTTCCGACCGTGTCGAGCCGGACCAATCTCGACCTGATCGCCTTTGTCGAGGACTATCTCGCCGGCCATGGCGTGCCCAGCGTGCGCGTGCCGGACGCAACCGGCGAGAAGGCCGGTCTCCATGCCATCATCGGCCCCAGGGTCGACGGCGGCGTCGTGCTGTCCGCCCACACCGACGTCGTGCCTGTCGAAGGACAGGCCTGGTCCTGCGACCCCTTCACACTGACCGAACGCGACGGACGGCTCTATGGCCGCGGCACCTGTGACATGAAGGGCTTCGCCGCGCTGATGCTGGCCGCCGTGCCGGAGATGCTGGCCGCGCCGCTGGCGCGGCCGATCCATCTGGCGCTGTCCTACGACGAGGAAGTCGGATGCCTTGGCGCACCGCATGTGATCCGCGCCATGCTCGCGGACGGTCCGCGCCCGGACCGGGTCATCGTCGGGGAGCCGAGTTCCCTGAAAGTGGTCACAGCGCAAAAGGGCACGGGACTGCTGCGGGTGACGGTGAAGGGGCATTCGGTCCATTCCAGCCAGTGGGATCGCGGCGTCTCGGCGGTCGCGACCGCCGCGCGTCTGATCGCCTGGCTCGACGACCGCACGCGCGAAAATCAGGCCGCCGCCTCCCCCGACAGCCCGTTCGACCCGCCCTTCACCACGCTGCATTGCGGACTTGTCGAGGGCGGCACGGCATCGAACATCGTGGCCAGTCTGTGCCGCTTCACCACGGATATCCGCTGGCTGCCGGAGGACAGCTTCGACGCCTGGCAGGCGCGTTTCGAAGACTTCGTCGACACGCAGATCCGCCCCGGGATGCGCCGGATCCACCTGGACGCCGACGTGATCGTCGAACGCGGCTCCGTCGTGCCGCCGCTGCGACCGGAATCCGACGGCATGGCGGAAGCGCTCGCCCGAAGGCTTACCGGCGACAATGCCCATCACGCGGTCGTCTACGGAACGGAGGCCGGCCAGTTCCAGGACGCGGGCCTGTCGACGGTGGTGTGCGGTCCCGGTTCGATCGACCAGGCGCATCAACCGGACGAATTCATCGACACCGCGCAACTGGCCGCGGGCGCGCGCATCATGTCCCGCCTTGTCGAAGCGCTGTCGACCTGA
- a CDS encoding ArsC family reductase: MTATLYGIANCDKVKAARRFLDERGVGYVFHDYRKAGVDADLLRRFVDAFGWEPLVNTRGTTWRKLDAATRDGVTDAASAIAVLEANPSAIKRPILEKGDQWLIGFDAKAWEALG; this comes from the coding sequence ATGACCGCCACGCTCTACGGTATCGCCAATTGCGACAAGGTGAAGGCCGCGCGCCGCTTCCTCGACGAGCGCGGCGTCGGCTATGTCTTCCACGACTACCGCAAGGCGGGCGTCGATGCGGACCTTTTGCGCCGTTTCGTCGACGCCTTCGGCTGGGAGCCGCTCGTCAACACGCGCGGCACGACCTGGCGCAAGCTCGACGCGGCGACGCGCGACGGCGTCACCGATGCGGCCTCCGCCATCGCCGTTCTGGAAGCCAACCCCTCGGCGATCAAGCGGCCGATCCTGGAAAAGGGCGACCAGTGGCTGATCGGCTTCGACGCCAAGGCCTGGGAGGCGCTGGGCTAG
- a CDS encoding ABC transporter permease, with the protein MLAFSIRRLLQAVLVMLVVALISFTLFRFVGDPVNQMVGVETTPEQREALRERLGLNDPVLAQFARFVARAAQFDFGTSYQFRQPVAELIGKRLPATLELSFVSALFALLVGIPMGVYTGLHRDSWLSKIFLSVSLIGISLPTFFIGILLIFLFSVTLQWLPSFGRGEVVQLGWWSTGLLTWSGLKALILPSITLGLFQMTLIMRLVRSEMLEVIRTDYIKFARARGLKQRSIHFRHALKNTLVPVITITGLQLGSIIAFAIITETVFQWPGMGLLFLQAVQNVDIPIMAAYLMLIAFLFVVINLIVDLLYFVVDPRLRVERATH; encoded by the coding sequence ATGCTCGCCTTCTCTATCCGCCGGCTGCTGCAGGCCGTTCTGGTCATGCTCGTGGTCGCGCTGATTTCCTTCACGCTGTTTCGCTTCGTCGGGGATCCGGTCAACCAGATGGTCGGCGTCGAGACAACGCCCGAACAGCGCGAGGCGCTGCGCGAACGGCTCGGCCTGAACGACCCCGTGCTGGCGCAATTCGCCCGCTTCGTGGCGCGCGCCGCGCAGTTCGATTTCGGCACCTCCTACCAGTTCCGCCAGCCCGTCGCCGAACTGATCGGCAAGCGGCTGCCGGCCACGCTGGAGCTGTCCTTCGTCTCCGCCCTCTTCGCCCTGCTCGTCGGCATTCCGATGGGCGTCTACACCGGTCTGCACCGCGACAGCTGGCTGTCGAAGATCTTCCTGTCGGTGTCGCTGATCGGCATCTCGCTGCCCACCTTCTTCATCGGCATCCTGCTGATCTTCCTGTTTTCGGTGACCCTCCAGTGGCTGCCCAGTTTCGGGCGCGGCGAGGTCGTGCAACTCGGCTGGTGGTCGACGGGGCTCCTGACCTGGAGCGGCCTCAAGGCGCTGATCCTGCCGTCGATCACGCTGGGGCTGTTCCAGATGACGCTGATCATGCGCCTCGTGCGCTCCGAGATGCTGGAGGTGATCCGCACCGACTACATCAAGTTCGCCCGCGCCCGCGGCCTGAAGCAGCGCTCGATCCATTTCCGCCACGCGCTGAAGAACACGCTGGTGCCGGTGATCACCATCACCGGCCTGCAGCTCGGCTCGATCATCGCCTTCGCGATCATCACCGAGACCGTGTTCCAGTGGCCGGGCATGGGGCTGTTGTTCCTGCAGGCGGTGCAGAACGTCGATATCCCGATCATGGCCGCCTATCTGATGCTGATCGCCTTCCTCTTCGTGGTGATCAATCTGATCGTGGACCTGCTCTACTTCGTGGTCGACCCGCGCCTGCGGGTCGAGCGCGCGACGCACTGA